In Chryseobacterium oranimense, a single window of DNA contains:
- a CDS encoding helix-turn-helix domain-containing protein, producing MSRSLLKLLFLFITAVPLLAQKKYNFDHICERTSVQVDPREIPKALKTADSLYMKAQKPLDKVKSLLLSAELYHSAGEFKKSLCYGENAHSLLNQIEDAEWQSRVNGFLAKEYRLVGLFERSKKYTLQGMEAAKRITDVREKREIQGLLSQEMAYYEIEQSSYTEAVRYIEQSLNFFGKDDQDNKRAVAASYQILGDIYLKLKDYTASENHYRKAESLLKTKCCVLGLVYNGLGGIRLKQKNWKDAEFYLRKAENIADSSKSLKLKKAVYSNINDFYEGTGDSFKASLYAVKYVRAYDSLTASNRGFALKSPEASVKPNKKSARISIVKNAAIIVLLAALVAILVIFRKKQKKQRAKFRNIIRTQLKMIGSRSQSLPLKTETSDFSNISVEEVDDRAGEDDKRKNESLMTSETESKLLELLEEFEKGELYNNKNMSLSFLAAELNTNTKYLSYVINRHKSADVKTYVNRLRINYIVDKLINDDKYRQYKISILADECGFSSHSKFASVFKAVTDFSPSAYIKYLDSGNQSDKNTHFHENN from the coding sequence ATGTCTAGAAGTCTGCTGAAACTTTTGTTTTTGTTCATTACTGCTGTGCCTCTTCTTGCCCAGAAAAAATATAATTTTGACCATATCTGTGAAAGAACATCTGTTCAGGTAGACCCAAGAGAGATTCCTAAGGCCCTGAAAACAGCTGATTCATTATATATGAAGGCGCAAAAGCCCCTGGACAAAGTGAAGAGTCTTTTACTTTCAGCAGAGCTGTATCATTCGGCAGGAGAATTCAAAAAATCTTTATGTTATGGTGAAAATGCCCATTCCCTGCTCAACCAGATTGAGGATGCAGAATGGCAATCCCGTGTCAATGGGTTTTTAGCTAAAGAATACCGCCTGGTGGGACTTTTTGAAAGATCAAAAAAATATACACTGCAGGGTATGGAAGCAGCAAAACGGATCACTGATGTTCGTGAAAAAAGAGAAATACAGGGATTGCTGAGTCAGGAAATGGCCTATTATGAAATTGAGCAGAGCAGCTACACTGAGGCAGTGAGGTATATTGAACAATCATTAAATTTCTTTGGGAAAGATGATCAGGACAATAAACGGGCAGTAGCCGCTTCTTATCAGATTCTTGGAGACATATATCTTAAACTTAAAGATTACACAGCTTCTGAAAATCATTATCGGAAAGCAGAATCCTTGCTTAAAACTAAATGCTGTGTTCTGGGTTTGGTTTATAACGGACTGGGAGGGATCCGTCTGAAACAGAAAAACTGGAAAGATGCCGAATTCTACCTTAGAAAAGCTGAAAATATAGCAGACAGTTCAAAAAGTCTCAAGCTGAAAAAAGCTGTATATTCCAATATCAATGATTTTTATGAAGGAACCGGGGATAGTTTTAAAGCTTCCCTGTATGCTGTAAAATATGTAAGAGCCTATGACAGTCTTACAGCAAGTAACCGAGGGTTTGCCCTTAAAAGCCCTGAAGCATCGGTAAAGCCAAATAAAAAAAGTGCCCGGATCAGCATTGTTAAAAATGCAGCAATTATTGTACTGCTTGCTGCCTTGGTTGCCATCCTGGTTATCTTTAGAAAAAAGCAGAAGAAACAGCGTGCGAAATTCAGAAATATTATAAGAACGCAGCTAAAGATGATTGGTTCCCGCAGTCAATCGCTTCCTTTAAAAACAGAAACTTCTGATTTCTCAAATATCTCTGTTGAAGAAGTAGATGACAGGGCAGGAGAGGATGACAAAAGAAAAAATGAGTCGCTGATGACCTCTGAGACAGAGTCGAAGCTTCTGGAACTTCTTGAAGAGTTTGAGAAGGGAGAGCTGTATAATAATAAGAATATGTCTTTGTCATTTCTGGCTGCAGAACTTAATACCAATACAAAATATCTGTCTTACGTCATCAACCGGCATAAAAGTGCAGATGTAAAAACATACGTTAACCGTTTAAGAATTAATTATATTGTAGACAAACTTATCAATGATGATAAATACAGGCAGTATAAAATAAGTATCCTGGCTGATGAATGCGGTTTTTCCTCGCACAGTAAGTTTGCTTCCGTATTTAAAGCGGTGACTGATTTCTCCCCTTCAGCCTATATTAAGTATCTGGACTCTGGAAACCAGTCAGATAAAAATACCCATTTTCACGAAAATAATTAA
- a CDS encoding cytochrome C551, giving the protein MRKFLIAAIGLGLVVVSCGTKESSMSSGSTDSTAASTAQTVTPSTKDSTKMTTDTAKIKIDSTATTPPAK; this is encoded by the coding sequence ATGAGAAAGTTTTTGATAGCAGCCATCGGTTTAGGATTAGTAGTTGTGAGCTGCGGAACCAAAGAATCTTCAATGTCATCAGGTAGTACTGATTCAACAGCAGCAAGTACTGCTCAAACTGTAACACCGAGTACAAAAGACTCAACAAAGATGACAACGGATACAGCAAAAATCAAGATAGATTCCACGGCTACCACACCTCCGGCTAAATAG
- the pruA gene encoding L-glutamate gamma-semialdehyde dehydrogenase, which produces MSKAISQVPFAVNEPVNSYVPGSPEVKSLIATYKKMWAEKTEIPMIINGKEVKTDEKVQLQSPQDHAHDFGFYYKGTMQHVDDAINAALAAKKEWNELGWEQRAAIFLKAADLLAGPYRDVINAATMIGQSKNVHQAEIDSACEFIDFLRFNVEFMTEMYSEQPVSDAGIWNRVEYRPLEGFCFAVTPFNFTAISGNLPTCMAMLGNVVVWKPSDKQVYSAKVIMDVLTEAGLPAGVINMIFTDGKETAEKVLAHPDFAGLHFTGSTKVFQGMWKMIGDNIHNYRTYPRIVGETGGKDFVIAHPSSNVEAVATALVRGSFEYQGQKCSAASRAYVPRSLWADVKKVMETQMNSIKIGSPEDPSNFVNAVIDKNSFEKCKGYIDRANASGEAEVAIGGKYDDAKGWFVHPTVIETTNPHYESMVEEIFGPILSVYVYEDQDWKETLKLVDSTSPYSLTGSVFAQDRYAINEAFKALENASGNFYINDKPTGAVVGQQPFGGGRASGTNDKAGSKMNLLRWTSVRSIKETFVSPKDYKYPYLG; this is translated from the coding sequence ATGTCTAAAGCAATTTCGCAAGTACCATTTGCAGTAAACGAGCCGGTAAATTCTTATGTACCGGGATCTCCAGAAGTTAAAAGCCTTATCGCCACCTACAAAAAGATGTGGGCTGAGAAGACAGAAATTCCAATGATCATCAACGGAAAGGAAGTAAAAACGGATGAGAAGGTTCAGCTTCAGTCTCCTCAGGATCATGCTCACGATTTCGGGTTTTACTATAAAGGTACCATGCAGCATGTAGATGACGCTATTAATGCGGCACTGGCAGCTAAAAAAGAATGGAATGAACTGGGCTGGGAACAGCGTGCAGCTATTTTCCTAAAGGCGGCTGACCTTTTGGCAGGGCCTTACAGAGATGTGATCAACGCAGCAACGATGATCGGTCAGTCTAAGAATGTACACCAGGCTGAAATTGATTCTGCATGTGAATTTATTGATTTCTTGAGATTCAACGTAGAATTCATGACTGAAATGTATTCTGAGCAGCCGGTTTCTGATGCCGGAATCTGGAACCGTGTAGAGTACAGACCATTGGAAGGATTCTGTTTTGCAGTAACTCCATTCAACTTTACGGCGATTTCCGGAAACTTACCTACCTGTATGGCCATGCTTGGAAATGTTGTGGTTTGGAAACCTTCTGACAAGCAGGTTTATTCTGCAAAAGTAATTATGGATGTATTGACTGAAGCGGGTCTTCCTGCCGGTGTAATCAACATGATCTTTACAGACGGAAAAGAAACCGCTGAGAAAGTTTTGGCTCATCCTGATTTTGCAGGTCTTCACTTCACAGGTTCTACAAAAGTATTCCAGGGAATGTGGAAAATGATCGGTGATAATATCCATAATTACAGAACATACCCAAGAATTGTTGGGGAAACAGGTGGAAAAGACTTTGTTATTGCCCATCCTTCTTCTAATGTAGAGGCTGTAGCTACAGCTTTGGTAAGAGGATCTTTTGAATACCAGGGACAGAAATGTTCTGCGGCTTCAAGAGCTTATGTACCTAGATCTCTTTGGGCTGATGTGAAAAAAGTAATGGAAACGCAGATGAATTCTATTAAAATAGGTTCTCCTGAAGATCCTTCTAACTTTGTGAATGCAGTAATTGATAAAAACTCTTTTGAGAAATGCAAAGGGTATATCGACAGAGCCAATGCCTCCGGTGAAGCTGAAGTAGCAATCGGTGGGAAATATGATGATGCTAAAGGATGGTTTGTACATCCAACTGTAATTGAAACGACTAATCCACATTATGAAAGTATGGTTGAGGAGATCTTCGGCCCTATCCTATCTGTTTACGTATATGAAGATCAGGACTGGAAAGAAACTTTAAAATTAGTAGATTCTACTTCTCCATATTCATTGACGGGTTCTGTTTTTGCACAAGACCGCTATGCAATCAATGAGGCTTTCAAAGCTTTAGAAAATGCTTCAGGTAACTTCTACATCAATGACAAACCAACCGGTGCGGTAGTAGGACAACAACCTTTCGGAGGTGGAAGAGCTTCCGGTACGAATGACAAAGCAGGTTCTAAAATGAACTTGTTAAGATGGACGTCTGTAAGAAGCATCAAAGAAACTTTTGTTTCTCCAAAAGATTACAAGTATCCGTATCTGGGATAA
- the ureA gene encoding urease subunit gamma, which produces MHLTPRETEKLMLFLAGELALKRKARGLKLNYPESIALISHFLLEGARDGKKVAELMQEGANLLTKDDVMPGVSEMIHDVQIEATFPDGTKLVTVHNPIR; this is translated from the coding sequence ATGCATTTAACACCTAGAGAAACGGAAAAGCTCATGCTATTCCTGGCAGGCGAACTTGCCCTGAAAAGAAAGGCCAGAGGTCTTAAACTTAACTATCCGGAATCCATTGCGCTTATCAGCCATTTTCTGCTTGAAGGCGCAAGAGACGGGAAAAAAGTGGCCGAACTGATGCAGGAAGGCGCTAATCTTCTTACCAAAGATGATGTCATGCCCGGAGTGTCAGAAATGATCCACGACGTACAGATTGAAGCAACCTTTCCGGACGGAACCAAGCTGGTAACCGTACATAACCCAATCCGCTAA
- the ureB gene encoding urease subunit beta, which produces MIPGEIFVKEGTIICNEGRKTVKIKVVNTGDRPIQVGSHFHFFEVNKAMSFDRNAAFGKRLNIVASTAVRFEPGEEKEVELVEIGGTKKAMGFNNLVDGQTNSEDQKKVSLAKAEQLNFKTH; this is translated from the coding sequence ATGATACCAGGAGAAATATTTGTAAAAGAAGGCACTATTATCTGCAATGAAGGCAGAAAAACTGTCAAAATAAAAGTTGTTAATACAGGAGACCGTCCTATTCAGGTAGGCTCCCACTTCCATTTCTTTGAAGTGAATAAAGCGATGAGCTTTGACAGGAATGCAGCTTTTGGAAAAAGACTGAATATCGTGGCAAGTACCGCCGTCCGTTTTGAACCGGGAGAAGAAAAAGAAGTAGAATTGGTGGAAATAGGCGGAACAAAAAAAGCTATGGGCTTCAATAATCTTGTAGACGGGCAGACAAATTCTGAGGATCAGAAAAAAGTAAGCCTTGCAAAAGCTGAACAATTAAACTTTAAAACACACTAA
- the ureC gene encoding urease subunit alpha produces the protein MSLNVDRKQYANILGPTAGDKIRLGDTEIIIEIEKDFTHYGDEAVFGGGKTVRDGMGQNVTAKRNEGVLDLCITGAVIIDHWGIVKGDIGIKDGKIVGIGKAGNPDTMDGVSPNMIIGASTEVHGGKGYIVTAGGIDTHIHYICPQQIETSLYSGITTMIGGGTGPNDGTNATTVTPGKFNMQKMLEAAEEYPMNLGFFGKGNCSAEAPIEEQVEAGALGVKIHEDWGATPATIDAALKVADKYDVQVAIHTDTLNEGGFLEDTMRAINGRVIHTFHTEGAGGGHAPDIIKAAMYPNVLPASTNPTRPYTINTIDEHLDMLMVCHHLSKNIPEDVAFADSRIRPETIAAEDILHDMGVFSIMSSDSQAMGRPGEVITRTWQTASKMKEQRGNLEEDKDGGNDNYRAKRYVAKYTINPAIAHGISEYVGSLEEGKIADLVIWKPALFGVKPEMIVKGGFVIAAKMGDPNASIPTPQPVIYRNMFGAHGKAKFGTCVNFVSQISIDNGTIASYKLEKTILPVKNCRNISKKDLIHNDKTPVIEVNPENYKVTVDGEYITCEPAEKLPLTQLYYLF, from the coding sequence ATGAGCTTAAACGTAGACAGAAAACAATATGCCAATATATTAGGACCTACAGCCGGTGACAAAATCAGACTGGGGGATACTGAGATTATTATTGAAATAGAAAAAGATTTCACCCACTATGGTGACGAAGCCGTTTTCGGAGGAGGAAAAACCGTTCGTGACGGAATGGGGCAGAACGTTACCGCAAAAAGAAACGAAGGAGTCCTGGATCTTTGCATCACGGGAGCTGTGATCATCGATCACTGGGGAATTGTAAAAGGAGACATCGGAATCAAAGACGGTAAAATTGTAGGAATTGGAAAAGCCGGAAACCCGGATACCATGGACGGCGTTTCTCCAAACATGATTATCGGCGCCTCTACAGAAGTTCATGGCGGAAAAGGATATATCGTAACCGCCGGAGGAATTGATACCCACATTCACTATATCTGTCCGCAGCAGATCGAAACCTCTTTGTATAGCGGAATTACCACAATGATTGGCGGAGGAACAGGACCCAATGACGGAACTAATGCAACAACCGTTACTCCGGGGAAATTCAATATGCAGAAAATGCTTGAAGCTGCCGAAGAATATCCTATGAACCTGGGTTTCTTCGGAAAAGGAAACTGTTCTGCAGAAGCCCCTATTGAGGAGCAGGTAGAAGCTGGAGCTTTAGGGGTAAAAATCCACGAAGACTGGGGAGCAACTCCCGCTACTATTGATGCCGCATTAAAAGTGGCCGATAAATATGACGTTCAGGTAGCCATCCACACCGATACCCTAAATGAAGGAGGCTTCCTGGAAGATACCATGAGAGCCATCAACGGAAGAGTGATCCACACGTTCCATACAGAAGGAGCAGGAGGAGGCCATGCCCCGGACATCATCAAGGCAGCTATGTATCCGAATGTACTTCCCGCTTCCACAAACCCTACGCGTCCTTATACGATAAATACCATTGATGAGCATTTGGATATGCTGATGGTATGCCATCATTTAAGCAAAAATATACCTGAAGATGTAGCATTTGCAGATTCACGTATCCGTCCGGAAACCATTGCAGCAGAAGATATTCTTCATGATATGGGTGTTTTCAGTATTATGAGCTCAGATTCCCAGGCCATGGGAAGACCTGGTGAAGTAATTACCAGAACGTGGCAGACGGCAAGCAAAATGAAAGAGCAGAGAGGAAACCTGGAAGAAGATAAAGATGGAGGAAATGATAACTACAGAGCCAAAAGATATGTGGCAAAATATACCATCAATCCGGCTATTGCGCACGGTATTTCAGAATATGTGGGATCTCTTGAAGAAGGAAAAATAGCTGACCTTGTGATCTGGAAGCCTGCATTATTCGGAGTGAAACCGGAAATGATCGTAAAAGGAGGATTTGTGATTGCCGCTAAAATGGGTGACCCGAATGCCTCTATTCCTACGCCACAGCCGGTTATTTACAGAAATATGTTTGGCGCGCACGGAAAAGCAAAATTCGGAACCTGCGTGAACTTCGTTTCCCAGATTTCTATTGATAACGGGACAATAGCATCCTACAAGCTGGAAAAAACCATCCTGCCGGTGAAAAACTGCAGAAATATTTCTAAAAAGGATCTGATCCACAACGATAAAACACCTGTAATAGAAGTGAATCCCGAAAACTACAAAGTAACGGTAGACGGTGAATACATCACCTGTGAACCTGCGGAAAAGCTTCCTTTAACACAGTTGTATTACCTGTTTTAA
- the ureE gene encoding urease accessory protein UreE has protein sequence MIINEAIGNLSQNPTTKAVDFLDLEWFETTKRIQRKKTRQGTDVAIKFLREGQRLREGDILFETEEKVIAVNVLETEAIVMSPGSLLEMGTVCYEIGNKHIPLFIQDDKVLLPFEMPMFRWLEASGFKPEKQTVKLLNLLKSNVEPHGHGSLGSSIFTKILKMAAPKDE, from the coding sequence ATGATAATTAACGAAGCAATCGGCAATCTTTCCCAAAATCCGACAACAAAAGCTGTTGATTTCCTTGATCTGGAATGGTTTGAAACCACCAAAAGAATTCAGCGAAAAAAAACAAGACAGGGAACAGATGTCGCCATTAAATTTCTCCGCGAAGGACAACGTTTGCGTGAAGGAGATATCCTCTTTGAAACCGAAGAAAAAGTGATTGCCGTAAACGTTCTGGAAACCGAAGCTATCGTCATGTCGCCGGGCTCACTGCTGGAAATGGGAACCGTTTGCTACGAGATCGGAAACAAACATATCCCACTTTTTATTCAGGATGATAAAGTGCTTCTTCCTTTTGAAATGCCGATGTTCAGATGGCTGGAAGCAAGCGGATTTAAACCGGAAAAACAGACCGTAAAACTGCTTAATCTCCTTAAATCCAATGTGGAACCTCACGGACACGGAAGCCTGGGATCATCAATTTTTACCAAAATCTTAAAAATGGCCGCTCCAAAAGATGAATAA
- a CDS encoding urease accessory protein UreF: MNLNFLSGLLHLSDPTLPIGGYTHSNGLETYVQQRIVNNLQTAKEFVENMLQYNIKYNDGAFVKLAYNAAENNDLELLLSLDNECNAIKCPKEIRQASQKLGLRLIKIFKRREHFPLMEAFEKAVQNREVNSHYCIVFGVYAYLMKIPLYEALLGFYHTSVAGMITNAVKLVPLGQLDGQDILFSLYPVMEKTANETMQLDRDMVGLCNTAFDIRCMQHERLYSRLYMS; the protein is encoded by the coding sequence ATGAATTTAAATTTCCTGTCAGGCCTGCTTCATTTGTCTGATCCAACTCTTCCGATAGGCGGTTATACCCATTCTAACGGGCTTGAAACCTATGTGCAACAAAGAATTGTTAATAACCTGCAAACGGCTAAAGAATTCGTTGAAAACATGCTTCAGTACAATATCAAATACAATGACGGAGCTTTTGTAAAACTTGCTTACAATGCCGCAGAAAATAATGATCTGGAACTGTTACTAAGCCTGGACAATGAATGCAACGCCATAAAATGCCCGAAGGAAATCCGCCAGGCCAGCCAGAAACTGGGATTGAGATTAATTAAAATCTTCAAAAGACGGGAGCATTTTCCTCTTATGGAAGCCTTTGAAAAAGCAGTCCAGAACCGTGAAGTCAACTCACATTACTGCATCGTATTCGGAGTGTATGCTTATTTGATGAAAATACCTTTATACGAAGCACTTTTGGGATTTTATCACACCTCTGTGGCCGGGATGATTACCAATGCTGTAAAACTGGTTCCACTGGGACAGCTGGATGGTCAGGATATCCTGTTTTCACTATATCCTGTCATGGAAAAAACAGCCAATGAAACCATGCAGTTGGACAGGGATATGGTAGGCCTCTGCAATACAGCCTTTGATATCAGATGTATGCAGCATGAAAGGCTGTATTCCAGATTATACATGTCTTAA
- the ureG gene encoding urease accessory protein UreG, translating into MENRKYIKVGVAGPVGSGKTALLERLSRKLFGKYDLGVITNDIYTKEDAEFMAKNSLLPHDRIIGVETGGCPHTAIREDASMNLEAVDELAARFPDIELVLIESGGDNLSATFSPDLADVTIFIIDVAEGEKIPRKGGPGITRSDLLIINKIDLAPHVGASLEVMEKDARRMRNGNPFVFTNLKTDEGLDKVIGWIKKYALLEEIEEPNLVR; encoded by the coding sequence ATGGAAAACAGAAAATATATAAAAGTAGGAGTTGCCGGACCTGTGGGTTCAGGGAAAACAGCATTATTGGAACGTTTAAGCAGAAAATTATTCGGAAAATATGATCTTGGGGTGATCACGAATGATATTTATACAAAAGAAGACGCCGAGTTTATGGCAAAAAACAGTCTTCTGCCTCATGACAGAATTATTGGCGTGGAAACAGGAGGATGTCCGCACACTGCAATCCGTGAAGATGCCAGTATGAACCTGGAAGCGGTAGATGAGCTTGCAGCACGTTTCCCGGATATCGAATTGGTACTGATTGAAAGCGGCGGCGATAATTTATCTGCTACATTCAGTCCGGATCTGGCAGATGTAACCATCTTCATTATTGACGTAGCTGAAGGAGAGAAAATTCCAAGAAAAGGAGGTCCGGGCATTACAAGATCAGATCTGTTGATCATTAATAAGATAGACCTTGCACCACACGTAGGAGCCAGCCTTGAAGTAATGGAAAAAGATGCCAGAAGAATGAGAAACGGAAATCCTTTTGTGTTCACCAATCTTAAAACAGATGAAGGTCTGGATAAAGTGATCGGGTGGATCAAAAAATATGCGCTTCTGGAAGAAATTGAAGAACCGAACCTGGTAAGATAA
- a CDS encoding urease accessory protein UreD produces MDSRLHIIAGFKDGGSYVKDLYVSLPFRVVSVGQRKSDNKLYQMVMTSSPGILDGDHYHLDIELEKGSSLQLQSQSYQRLFNMKDKAVQELNVKMDHNTSFAYVPHPVVPHEDSNFQSKANIHVGKNSQIIISEIITCGRKHYGEVFKLKRFQNLMEIYHENRLVIKDNVVIQPDLIPISSIGNLEQYTHQGTLIFYSTKDNVDKNSLIETIAEMAEQYKEEMEAGVSAMEDNGFVVRALGHGGELMYNFFLHIQEILWSLE; encoded by the coding sequence ATGGACAGCCGCTTACATATCATTGCAGGATTCAAGGATGGGGGCTCTTATGTAAAGGATCTCTATGTTTCACTTCCGTTCAGGGTTGTTTCTGTAGGACAGAGGAAAAGTGACAACAAACTTTACCAGATGGTAATGACTTCTTCGCCGGGAATTCTGGATGGGGACCATTATCACCTGGATATTGAACTGGAAAAAGGTTCATCCCTGCAACTTCAGTCACAATCCTATCAGAGATTGTTCAACATGAAAGATAAAGCTGTTCAGGAGCTTAATGTAAAGATGGATCATAATACTTCCTTTGCCTATGTTCCTCATCCCGTGGTTCCGCATGAAGATTCCAATTTTCAGAGTAAGGCTAATATTCATGTTGGTAAAAACAGCCAGATCATTATCAGTGAAATTATTACCTGCGGAAGAAAGCACTACGGTGAGGTTTTTAAACTGAAACGTTTTCAGAACCTGATGGAAATTTATCATGAAAATAGGCTGGTGATCAAAGACAATGTTGTTATTCAGCCTGACCTGATTCCTATCAGCAGCATCGGAAATCTGGAACAGTATACCCATCAGGGAACCCTTATTTTTTACAGCACAAAAGATAATGTTGATAAGAATAGTTTGATTGAAACGATTGCAGAAATGGCAGAACAATATAAGGAAGAAATGGAAGCAGGGGTTTCAGCTATGGAAGATAATGGTTTTGTGGTAAGAGCTTTAGGACACGGAGGTGAACTGATGTATAATTTTTTCCTCCATATTCAGGAAATCTTATGGTCACTGGAATAA
- a CDS encoding urea transporter produces the protein MDEFFKKLPFIDNVLKGIGQIMLQENRWTGLLFLIGIFIGSWEGGVAALLATAVGTFTAMKLKYDPSEINAGLYGFSAALVGVALSFIFQTTLLIWIIIILGGALAAVIQHFFIQKKIPAFTFPFIIITWASVFVLHHFTHIPPSEMISAPTEPSDYDDFLTCTNAFGEVIFQGGIVSGIIFFVAVFISSPVAALYGFAGSVLGAYLSHMNGEPIEEIHMGLFGFNAVLSAIVFSGFKKKDGLWVLIAVFITVVIDDLLVDHNTLNEFGGVLTFPFVAGTWITLLIQKLFKTNKIE, from the coding sequence ATGGACGAATTTTTTAAAAAACTACCTTTTATAGACAATGTTTTAAAAGGAATCGGGCAGATCATGCTTCAGGAAAACAGATGGACGGGGCTTCTGTTTCTCATCGGTATTTTTATAGGAAGTTGGGAAGGCGGTGTCGCTGCTCTTCTTGCAACAGCAGTCGGAACATTTACTGCAATGAAGCTGAAGTACGATCCCTCTGAGATCAACGCCGGATTATATGGATTTAGTGCGGCTTTGGTGGGAGTAGCGCTGTCCTTTATATTCCAGACAACATTGCTTATTTGGATAATTATCATATTGGGTGGTGCTTTGGCAGCTGTGATACAGCATTTTTTCATTCAGAAAAAGATTCCGGCATTCACGTTTCCTTTTATCATCATTACTTGGGCAAGCGTATTTGTATTGCATCATTTTACGCACATTCCGCCTTCAGAAATGATCTCTGCACCGACCGAACCCTCAGATTACGATGATTTTCTGACCTGTACCAATGCGTTTGGGGAAGTGATATTTCAGGGAGGAATAGTTTCCGGGATTATTTTCTTCGTAGCAGTTTTTATCAGTTCGCCTGTTGCAGCATTGTATGGTTTTGCAGGCTCTGTTTTGGGAGCTTATCTGTCTCATATGAACGGTGAACCCATTGAGGAGATCCATATGGGACTTTTCGGATTCAATGCTGTACTTTCGGCTATTGTCTTTTCCGGATTTAAGAAGAAAGACGGGCTTTGGGTACTGATAGCTGTTTTCATTACCGTCGTTATAGATGATCTTCTGGTAGATCATAACACACTGAATGAATTCGGTGGTGTACTTACTTTTCCGTTTGTTGCAGGAACATGGATCACCCTTTTAATTCAAAAACTATTTAAAACAAACAAAATAGAGTAG